The following are encoded in a window of Pyrenophora tritici-repentis strain M4 chromosome 6, whole genome shotgun sequence genomic DNA:
- a CDS encoding Add, Adenosine deaminase: MTSSGTVNDEEWAQAEGVPNLSDPFIQKYLQGRDALVQQEKRQRSDYLFRQNLSPMAQEACAIVSQIRFEEQQTLWTKEYEDSLLTDHVDVFPGMMFSLAKDRMEKSKLWQIVKKMPKGTLLHCHLEAMVDLDWVLQEAFDTAGVCVIADGPITDDKTRRKTGFSFTYSKDAKSDTSIWNETYAANTPIPVNQAADSFPDGGKKAFIEWVRSRVTITASEHLSHHEGPNEVWRKFMSCFPILGSLIYYEPIFRKFIRNMCKQLLDDGVYYVDMRSAFYTPYRSAGKEKWDDDWFHMLEHTADEIEKFKASEEGKEFWGARIIWTTIRQFGKKEVIESMKQCIEMKLEFPEIIAGYDLVGQEDLGRPLSDLAPELFWFRKACAQEGVDIPFFFHAGETLGDGDSVDENLFDAIILGTRRIGHGFSLYKHPLLIDMVKEKRILVESCPVSNEVLRLCGSIMSHPLPALLARGVPCSLCNDDPTILGQGKSGMSHDFWQALQGWENLGLEGLGSLAENSVRWASLDDYSAKDWTQDIKDGMFGKGIRAQRLKEWVSKWEKFCAWIVEEYGVDENLEPEE, encoded by the exons ATGACTTCCAGCGGCACCGTAAACGACGAGGAGTGGGCGCAGGCCGAAGGGGTACCGAATCTAAGCGACCCGTTCATCCAAAAGTACCTCCAAGGCAGGGATGCACTGGTACAGCAAGAGAAGCGGCAGCGAAGTG ACTATCTATTCCGCCAAAACCTCTCGCCCATGGCACAGGAGGCATGTGCGATAGTCTCCCAAATTAGGTTTGAGGAACAGCAAACACTGTGGACCAAGGAGTACGAGGACAGCCTGTTGACTGACCATGTCGATGTGTTTCCTGGAATGATGTTCTCGCTTGCAAAAGACCGCATGGAGAAGAGCAAATTATGGCAGATTGTGAAGAAGATGCCCAAGGGCACACTGCTACATTGTCATCTAGAAGCAATGGTAGACCTTGACTGGGTACTCCAGGAAGCCTTCGATACTGCAGGCGTCTGTGTAATCGCCGACGGTCCGATTACAGATGACAAGACGAGGCGGAAGACTGGGTTCTCCTTTACATACTCCAAGGATGCGAAATCTGACACCTCGATTTGGAATGAAACTTATGCTGCAAACACGCCTATACCTGTCAACCAGGCGGCTGATAGCTTCCCAGACGGTGGGAAGAAGGCTTTCATTGAGTGGGTTCGCTCGCGCGTTACCATAACGGCCTCTGAACATCTCTCCCACCACGAGGGGCCCAACGAAGTATGGCGCAAATTCATGTCATGCTTCCCCATCCTTGGCTCGCTCATCTACTATGAACCAATTTTCAGAAAGTTCATCCGGAATATGTGCAAGCAGCTACTCGATGATGGCGTGTACTATGTAGATATGCGTTCAGCCTTTTACACGCCGTATCGTAGCGCAGGCAAAGAAAAGTGGGACGACGACTGGTTCCACATGCTCGAACATACGGCGGATGAGATTGAAAAGTTCAAGGCAAGTGAAGAGGGCAAAGAGTTCTGGGGCGCGAGAATAATCTGGACAACCATCAGGCAGTTCGGCAAGAAGGAGGTAATTGAAA GCATGAAGCAGTGCATAGAAATGAAGCTCGAATTCCCCGAAATCATCGCTGGCTACGACTTGGTAGGCCAAGAGGACCTCGGCCGACCACTCTCCGACCTTGCGCCTGAGTTGTTCTGGTTCCGTAAAGCTTGCGCGCAAGAAGGTGTCGACATacccttcttcttccatGCAGGCGAGACGCTTGGTGACGGTGATTCTGTAGACGAGAACCTCTTCGACGCCATCATCCTCGGAACGCGGAGGATCGGACACGGATTCAGCTTATACAAGCATCCGCTACTGATCGACATGGTCAAAGAGAAGAGGATTCTAGTCGAGAGCTGTCCAGTGTCCAACGAAGTGCTGCGCCTATGTGGCAGTATCATGTCTCATCCCTTGCCAGCACTACTAGCTCGCGGCGTACCCTGCTCACTCTGCAATGATGACCCCACCATTCTCGGTCAAGGCAAGTCTGGCATGTCGCATGACTTTTGGCAGGCGCTGCAAGGTTGGGAGAATCTGGGTCTGGAGGGCTTGGGTTCGCTGGCAGAGAACAGTGTCCGGTGGGCTAGTTTAGACGACTACAGTGCAAAAGACTGGACGCAGGACATCAAAGACGGTATGTTCGGCAAGGGCATACGAGCACAGAGGCTTAAGGAATGGGTCAGTAAATGGGAGAAGTTCTGTGCATGGATCGTGGAAGAGTATGGTGTTGATGAGAACCTCGAGCCTGAAGAGTAG
- a CDS encoding putative autophagy regulatory protein Atg2, with product MAFFSGLSSSIGRRLLLYGLRHIDILDKDPADFVSVDVGKRTTLEVRDVGLHIKKLVSLLNISVPPEIHLSKARASLLRVTFVLDFGVPQISIEVHGIQVQARLVEDVQEDHHGTSLHSPPSSRPTSTLRAQDDYGDSDYDDNKHVPTVDELAKSFIRAEPLEEIQELQQELASQSAYMQDSVASSDDEDESVAGTGAPLALPAYFRNILNTALDRLSITVNDIDIEVEDQAPKDIDSSRSAQSLPVSLNFHVERITIDSITSKDVRVEVGSTSSPDTTKLGKRRMRVENICARLVSDVENLVSSSRHSQPPSPATTRSEASISQKAPSEPARSQIFNQSMPSSQSIHSSQSMRSSQSVSEEEVGPEEQPADDEELSTSIASSRQPSHIASRREEIPSPPRPASPERLQMDSSVHTVDDDRFADANSDDGLDDRPMDDSYTQSHQPLPVRDLSVSSILYDDEGLLDYAMQNGMLNSRFDDAPAMEGSAEAANHWDLDGVSSSQHTRRSEPASDTSMSNLPTVSALGRSFNPPDSYSSPAESRHSEEAQSSTDNLAAAHEHTNLEIQSPAHSTHELSDSTPSPGEDLAESRFFTHDEAESMYMSAVSARQAGSGQHVPGGWDSSSASSKDSVSEMPEPTPKETVSCMILAEVPEVDEGCETPRPRSRQSTASPSLPERTQTPVPTTVAIQRQAKRFLTIDEITVWFPMGLGDGQGGEAGIGDTNDTPGMDFKPSNLGEDSIFAEMPGSFSNYAYASSPRHKPSLEASTRGRSVPKPQQSPNPQEQSKRTQTPSISLDVGEVSGHMDISTGRIMFGMFGRAMQALAGEPSSPEDMTKAKNENEGDVSKAVGMDIELSIKNVSLSWLENVSTESIREGELSNWLLELNPSGAILRVSLSRVHVNRQSRIQASRSQIHIGKFVLASLDQDLISFQSLRPKSRRSVNDLRDHLKHDIEIDYDQGTDDRITVVTRPVKIMIDIQKLDDALGSFGGFSGMLELSNSMSSASTVQSAVIAPAQSKPRGVHFGDGLPPPVKAPVPSAPAPKIQVQFGEVSFTLKGKTCSVQLQTTTVRIAVRQSNVRLKISEIQLMGPYTSMSQKGVPLIVELRGTTLNFLFAPEETDLARLISMITPSKDPYENDDDILIDTLLRQRRKGSVLRVEVSEVGIRILDLQQMKTFEALGAELARLSKVAKYLPDDDRPGLLSLASVKKLDIRVAVNEKLGDVSVVLQDAAVAHVGVPALLATEIGKVVVCRDDEVLVHEVVRLRPSEQLPAIMLRMVGDEMEPVAKAKFFNVCVEYRVTTIMAALGISEYAMGEEIASGLASSVATITGASSPQTLSQQSSEVSSPSPGPPIKPLQIDLLLRKCAIGLNPRKSVSKGLFVLTEAHVACKQTKSDYTITVELRKASMHAIDDTARLDDEHEPVPPSITTNRHLHELSKSGYVSLSTISAAKVFVNISGDGKDRPQLVDVEFKNELFVIESCADSTQTLIAILNGLQPPSPPATGDQYRTIVPLQEMMESFTGDALAQDDYEEADDFMSNADLVEDDLPTNLEFVGSIYNSQSLPTDEEMGDSLLGEDDLGALASPPAVRHRGDPALLESFQEKFEITKGEEEFDFGGDYFRDSDEEAKGKARKWDSTKNQYHLPNEFKAPDAPVKVRVRDVNVIWNLYDGYDWPRTRSDFLFNSVWIGVPIKDEKGALARRINHDIDDLASETGSYATTTATRSTGATSRPRGTTRSKRRLKLERSKHKKIAFSLMGVAVDLIVFPPDSGETINSINVRVQDLEVFDHVPTSTWKKFVTCAVNPLDRELIRPMINLEIVTVKPVTDLAASELVIKVNVLPLRLHVDQDALDFITRFFEFKDDSVPASPPPTDQPFIQRLEVMAVSMKLDYKPKRVDYRGLRSGHTTEFMNFLILDGSDIVLRHAIVYGITSFDSLHKTLNDVWTPDVRSNQLPGVLSGLAAVRPLVNVGSGIKDLVVVPMREYKKDGRIVRSLQKGVYAFAKNTTSEVARLGAKVAIGTQTLLEGAEVFLNPQTAPNRRLSQDWEGEDPSSDNEEPRAVSNYANQPIGVRAGLRSAARHLERDLLTARDAVIAIPAEVMEEGSGTGVARALARHAPTVILRPALGATKALSNALLGVGNALDEGSRRKIEDKYKSY from the exons ATGGCCTTTTTCTCGGGACTCTCGAGTTCTATCGGCAGACGGTTGCTGCTCTATGGCTTGCGCCATATCGACATACTTGACAAGGACCCGGCCGACTTTGTGAGCGTCGATGTTGGAAAGCGCACCACGCTCGAGGTTCGCGATGTCGGGCTGCATATCAAG AAACTTGTGTCGTTGTTGAATATCAGCGTGCCCCCCGAGATCCATCTATCCAAAGCGCGAGCCTCGTTACTCCGAGTTACGTTTGTCCTCGATTTCGGCGTACCCCAGATATCGATAGAAGTGCATGGCATACAAGTTCAGGCAAGGCTGGTGGAGGATGTACAAGAGGATCACCATGGGACTTCGCTACACTCACCGCCATCTTCACGACCGACATCGACCCTTCGTGCTCAAGACGATTACGGCGACAGCGATTACGATGATAACAAGCACGTACCTACTGTGGATGAGCTAGCCAAGTCGTTCATACGGGCGGAGCCTCTCGAGGAAATCCAAGAGCTACAGCAAGAGCTGGCGTCTCAGTCGGCGTACATGCAAGATTCAGTCGCATCCAGTGATGACGAAGATGAAAGTGTTGCGGGCACTGGCGCTCCACTAGCGCTCCCAGCTTACTTTCGCAATATCCTCAACACCGCGCTTGATCGTCTGAGTATCACGGTCAATGACATCGATATCGAAGTGGAGGACCAAGCCCCGAAGGATATAGATTCATCAAGGTCCGCCCAGAGCTTACCCGTGTCTCTCAACTTCCACGTCGAGCGCATAACCATCGATTCAATAACCTCCAAAGATGTGCGCGTCGAGGTTGGCTCAACGTCCTCGCCTGACACCACAAAGCTAGGTAAGCGGCGCATGCGCGTAGAGAATATATGCGCGCGCCTAGTTTCGGATGTCGAAAACTTGGTGTCTTCGTCAAGACATTCACAGCCGCCTTCTCCAGCTACAACTCGGTCCGAAGCGTCGATTAGCCAGAAAGCCCCAAGCGAACCGGCGAGGAGCCAAATATTTAACCAATCCATGCCATCTAGTCAGTCCATACACTCGAGCCAGTCTATGCGCTCTAGTCAGTCAGTGTCTGAAGAAGAGGTAGGCCCTGAGGAGCAACCGGCTGATGACGAGGAACTATCCACATCGATTGCTTCATCCAGGCAACCATCTCACATCGCCAGTCGGCGCGAAGAAATTCCTTCGCCACCGCGGCCTGCGTCCCCAGAGCGCCTGCAAATGGACTCTTCTGTGCACACTGTAGACGATGATCGTTTTGCAGATGCTAACTCTGACGATGGACTGGATGACCGGCCTATGGATGACTCCTACACGCAATCTCATCAACCTCTGCCTGTGCGTGATTTAAGTGTGAGCAGTATACTGTACGATGACGAGGGCTTGCTTGATTATGCAATGCAAAATGGTATGCTCAACTCACGCTTCGATGATGCGCCGGCAATGGAGGGGTCTGCAGAAGCCGCAAACCACTGGGATTTAGATGGCGTCAGCTCAAGCCAACACACTCGTCGTTCTGAACCTGCCAGCGATACATCCATGTCCAACTTACCGACTGTATCCGCCCTCGGGCGATCTTTCAATCCTCCAGATTCCTATAGCTCGCCTGCCGAATCGAGGCATTCCGAAGAGGCCCAGTCCTCTACTGATAACTTAGCGGCGGCACATGAACATACGAATCTAGAGATCCAAAGCCCCGCACACAGTACGCACGAGCTTTCCGACTCGACACCGTCTCCAGGAGAAGATTTGGCGGAGTCACGGTTCTTTACCCATGACGAGGCGGAGAGCATGTACATGAGCGCGGTAAGTGCGAGGCAAGCCGGTTCCGGACAGCACGTTCCTGGAGGCTGGGATTCTTCTTCGGCATCAAGCAAAGACTCCGTCTCAGAGATGCCTGAACCGACACCCAAGGAGACGGTTTCTTGTATGATCCTAGCTGAAGTGCCAGAAGTCGATGAGGGCTGCGAGACTCCACGTCCAAGGAGCCGACAAAGTACCGCATCGCCATCACTTCCTGAACGTACACAAACTCCTGTACCTACCACAGTCGCAATTCAGAGACAAGCGAAGCGATTTCTTACAATCGACGAGATTACCGTGTGGTTTCCCATGGGCTTAGGCGACGGGCAGGGTGGCGAGGCTGGAATCGGAGATACCAATGACACGCCAGGCATGGATTTCAAGCCTTCAAACCTTGGAGAAGACTCCATATTCGCCGAGATGCCTGGGTCGTTTTCCAACTACGCGTACGCGTCTTCGCCCAGACACAAGCCATCGCTAGAAGCATCCACGCGAGGACGGTCAGTGCCGAAGCCCCAGCAATCGCCTAATCCCCAGGAACAGTCCAAGAGGACGCAAACGCCATCCATCTCACTCGATGTAGGCGAAGTCTCAGGGCATATGGACATCTCAACTGGCCGCATCATGTTCGGGATGTTTGGTCGAGCAATGCAAGCTCTGGCTGGCGAGCCGTCCTCACCGGAAGACATGACGAAGGCTAAAAACGAGAACGAGGGCGATGTCTCCAAAGCTGTTGGTATGGATATCGAACTTTCTATCAAGAACGTCTCGCTGTCATGGCTGGAGAATGTTTCGACAGAATCCATCCGGGAAGGAGAGCTCTCGAACTGGCTCCTCGAACTCAACCCATCGGGAGCTATATTGAGAGTCAGTCTCTCAAGAGTGCACGTCAACCGACAGAGTCGCATACAAGCATCGAGATCACAGATTCACATCGGTAAATTTGTGCTTGCGTCGTTGGACCAAGACCTCATCTCTTTCCAGAGCTTACGACCGAAATCAAGACGATCTGTCAACGATTTACGGGATCATCTCAAGCACGATATCGAGATAGACTATGATCAAGGAACAGACGACCGTATTACAGTTGTCACACGTCCAGTCAAGATCATGATTGATATTCAAAAGCTGGACGATGCGCTAGGCTCGTTTGGAGGCTTCAGTGGGATGCTCGAACTGAGCAACTCGATGAGCTCTGCTAGCACGGTGCAAAGCGCCGTGATAGCCCCAGCGCAGTCGAAGCCTCGAGGTGTCCACTTCGGCGATGGTCTTCCACCTCCTGTAAAAGCCCCTGTGCCATCCGCGCCGGCTCCCAAGATCCAGGTACAATTTGGCGAAGTTTCTTTCACCCTGAAAGGCAAGACATGCTCTGTGCAACTACAGACGACAACAGTCCGCATTGCTGTGCGACAAAGCAATGTACGTCTAAAGATCTCGGAAATACAACTCATGGGACCATATACGAGCATGAGCCAAAAGGGTGTACCTTTAATTGTGGAGTTGAGGGGAACTACTCTCAACTTCCTCTTTGCGCCCGAGGAGACCGATTTGGCCAGGCTTATCTCCATGATCACGCCATCAAAGGATCCGTACGAGAACGACGATGACATTCTGATCGACACGTTATTGCGTCAACGACGAAAGGGCTCCGTCCTCCGCGTCGAGGTGAGCGAAGTTGGCATTCGTATTCTTGATTTGCAACAGATGAAGACGTTTGAGGCTCTCGGTGCCGAACTGGCGCGCTTGTCGAAGGTTGCAAAGTATCTCCCAGATGACGATCGCCCAGGCCTACTCAGTCTCGCGTCAGTGAAGAAACTGGATATCAGGGTGGCTGTTAATGAGAAGCTTGGAGACGTCTCAGTTGTACTACAAGATGCGGCAGTGGCCCATGTCGGTGTTCCTGCTTTATTGGCTACTGAAATTGGAAAGGTGGTTGTTTGCCGTGATGACGAGGTGCTCGTCCATGAAGTTGTCAGGCTGCGACCGTCGGAGCAGTTGCCTGCCATCATGTTGCGAATGGTGGGAGACGAGATGGAACCGGTTGCGAAGGCGAAGTTCTTCAACGTCTGTGTCGAATACCGGGTCACGACCATCATGGCAGCGCTTGGTATATCTGAATATGCGATGGGCGAGGAGATCGCTTCAGGTCTTGCATCGAGCGTCGCGACCATTACAGGTGCCTCATCGCCCCAAACACTCAGCCAACAGTCTTCCGAAGTCAGTTCGCCATCACCCGGTCCTCCTATCAAGCCGCTACAGATCGACCTTTTGCTCAGGAAATGCGCGATTGGTCTCAACCCCCGGAAGTCGGTATCGAAGGGTCTCTTTGTACTCACGGAAGCGCATGTTGCGTGCAAGCAGACCAAGAGCGACTATACCATTACCGTGGAGCTGCGGAAAGCCTCGATGCATGCCATTGATGATACAGCTCGCCTAGACGACGAACACGAGCCGGTGCCACCGTCGATCACCACGAATCGCCATCTTCATGAACTCAGCAAGTCGGGTTACGTATCACTCAGTACGATTTCGGCAGCCAAGGTGTTTGTGAATATCTCAGGCGATGGAAAGGACCGGCCTCAGTTGGTCGATGTGGAATTCAAGAACGAACTCTTCGTCATTGAGTCGTGCGCAGATTCGACACAGACTCTCATTGCCATCTTGAATGGTCTTCAGCCACCTTCGCCGCCAGCCACAGGAGATCAATACCGAACCATCGTCCCTCTCCAAGAAATGATGGAGTCGTTTACAGGCGATGCACTGGCGCAGGACGACTACGAGGAGGCTGATGATTTTATGAGTAACGCTGATCTCGTGGAAGATGACTTACCAACGAATCTGGAGTTTGTTGGGAGCATCTACAACTCGCAGTCGTTACCGACTGACGAAGAAATGGGCGATAGTCTTCTTGGCGAGGACGATCTCGGCGCTTTGGCTTCACCCCCAGCTGTACGGCATCGTGGCGATCCAGCTCTACTTGAAAGCTTCCAGGAGAAATTTGAGATTACTAAAGGCGAAGAAGAATTCGACTTTGGCGGTGACTATTTCAGAGATTCTGATGAAGAAGCAAAAGGCAAAGCTCGCAAGTGGGACTCTACTAAGAATCAGTATCATCTTCCCAACGAGTTCAAAGCTCCAGATGCTCCAGTCAAAGTCCGGGTTCGCGACGTCAACGTCATTTGGAATCTCTACGATGGGTACGACTGGCCACGAACGCGAAGC GACTTCTTGTTCAACTCGGTCTGGATCGGCGTGCCCATCAAGGACGAGAAGGGTGCCCTGGCTCGGCGCATCAACCACGACATTGACGACCTCGCCAGCGAGACTGGCAGCTACGCAACTACAACAGCGACACGCTCGACTGGCGCAACTTCTAGACCACGTGGCACGACCAGATCCAAACGTCGTCTGAAGCTGGAACGCAGCAAGCACAAGAAGATTGCGTTCTCATTGATGGGTGTTGCGGTTGATCTCATCGTCTTCCCTCCCGACTCGGGCGAGACCATCAACTCTATCAACGTTCGCGTTCAGGATTTGGAAGTTTTTGATCACGTTCCAACTTCAACCTGGAAGAAATTTGTCACTTGCGCAGTCAACCCACTTGATCGCGAGCTCATCCGGCCGATGATCAATCTTGAAATTGTGACAGTCAAGCCCGTCACCGATCTTGCTGCATCTGAGTTGGTGATCAAGGTCAATGTACTCCCACTTCGCTTGCACGTCGATCAAGATGCGCTAGACTTTATCACGCGCTTTTTCGAGTTCAAAGACGACTCGGTGCCCGCTAGTCCGCCACCTACCGATCAGCCATTCATCCAACGTCTTGAAGTGATGGCAGTCAGCATGAAGCTCGATTATAAGCCAAAGCGTGTGGACTACCGCGGTCTGCGCTCTGGCCATACCACTGAGTTCATGAACTTCCTCATCTTGGACGGGTCCGACATTGTCCTGCGCCATGCAATCGTGTACGGCATCACCTCATTCGACTCGCTACACAAGACTCTCAACGATGTCTGGACGCCAGACGTCAGGAGCAACCAACTCCCGGGCGTACTCTCTGGCCTAGCAGCCGTCCGGCCCCTCGTAAACGTCGGTTCCGGGATAAAAGACCTCGTCGTGGTACCCATGCGCGAGTACAAGAAAGACGGCCGCATCGTCCGCAGTCTACAAAAGGGCGTATACGCCTTCGCCAAGAACACAACCTCCGAAGTAGCGCGTCTAGGCGCAAAAGTAGCAATCGGAACCCAAACCCTCCTCGAAGGCGCAGAGGTTTTCCTAAACCCGCAAACCGCACCAAATCGTCGCCTCTCGCAAGACTGGGAGGGCGAAGATCCAAGCTCCGACAACGAAGAACCACGCGCAGTCTCAAACTACGCTAACCAACCCATTGGCGTCCGCGCTGGCCTCCGCAGTGCTGCCCGCCACCTCGAACGCGATTTACTCACCGCTCGTGACGCTGTCATTGCTATACCTGCGGAGGTCATGGAGGAGGGTAGTGGCACTGGTGTGGCAAGGGCGCTGGCTAGGCATGCTCCGACTGTTATATTAAGGCCGGCGCTTGGGGCTACGAAGGCGCTTAGTAATGCTTTGCTTGGTGTGGGGAATGCGCTTGATGAAGGGTCGAGGCGGAAGATTGAAGAT AAATACAAGTCTTACTAG
- a CDS encoding Atrophin-1 multi-domain protein — protein MEDCSRALKETCQRRHNWVKYVAEQPRVLFVIVASTESMMPTMILESTQPSLTTALKALLERHEAYVADSERERKHMLSTIEVLENDKIALEAKNAQTIKENRDLLDQLEQLNDTVAHSDAHIRALEDTLRSTEEELERLSTLAARTQLLEKQLIDLEREQSQLQRNLDAKLVDERTAIQRWKMAERTIGDLQDQIDRIEKESRAERQRHFEVVARMERRMVVESELNTAANRLKAKAGQDKGSPNVVSHFVKDILLDNANLQHGIMELREMLGNSNEEVERLREKLKDHQPVPENPEDTTSPTLQKELEMEQESLLNQEVHIHHHYHGPKTSRNAQKAPAQRRPKKKRFTLTPTHFDPPPTLDRSSTATILNQTNVSVPNSHRWSQASTLGPGSFSSSPVSDSHRGSMYDRVFSEAYDSSRPTSPPDSIDLQSPMFGPVKSHEYYSSDADPLPMLRRGSGTLEAAKHSSRHLRRKSRGLMPPSLSAMRSSSTPIAMSTKSSPASAIVSAVSPANSFSDNSFSLSPAMQPEPQAAIPEESEDSSLSTAEPSLMSPTEDFEPDQLLSPKTAMRRGFRRQASHESLISVSGMDIHTLQSRPSQLLYHNAARYATPGNAGSVGPELTPWTATAHGTLSNKTSESSIQSRTLLYSSIANQKRGPRKSDGPQQPSTGSLTKKVGGWVFGKWGATPTPSTQPPVTSPSSTRPPSVLSQQTQSSVGTTTAKEGGDDKAKKNKDKAKVRPSGVNQNGPIWGFFDDVPDAPAKVVVQDYDADALGEALAEGEVGAGEVKA, from the coding sequence ATGGAAGACTGCTCGAGGGCCTTGAAAGAGACGTGTCAAAGGCGGCACAACTGGGTCAAGTATGTCGCTGAGCAACCTCGCGTTTTATTCGTTATTGTGGCATCTACGGAAAGCATGATGCCTACCATGATTCTCGAGTCTACGCAACCGTCACTAACTACTGCTCTCAAGGCCCTGCTCGAACGCCATGAAGCCTATGTCGCCGACTCCGAACGCGAACGGAAGCACATGCTTTCCACCATAGAGGTACTGGAAAACGACAAAATAGCCCTAGAGGCCAAGAATGCGCAGACTATCAAGGAGAATCGTGATTTGCTGGACCAGCTAGAGCAGCTGAACGACACTGTCGCCCACTCCGATGCACACATCCGAGCCCTCGAAGACACACTTCGCTCGACTGAAGAGGAGCTCGAGCGCCTCAGTACCCTGGCCGCCCGCACACAACTACTGGAAAAGCAGCTCATCGACCTGGAAAGAGAACAATCGCAACTTCAACGCAACCTGGATGCAAAGCTCGTCGACGAGCGAACCGCTATCCAGCGATGGAAGATGGCAGAGAGAACGATAGGAGATCTTCAAGATCAAATCGACCGCATCGAAAAGGAATCCCGCGCCGAACGTCAACGACACTTTGAGGTTGTAGCCCGCATGGAGCGTAGAATGGTCGTCGAGAGCGAACTCAACACTGCAGCAAACCGACTCAAGGCAAAGGCGGGGCAAGACAAGGGCAGCCCCAATGTCGTATCTCACTTCGTCAAGGACATTCTACTCGACAACGCAAATCTACAGCACGGAATCATGGAACTACGGGAAATGCTAGGCAACTCCAATGAAGAAGTGGAGCGGCTGCGCGAAAAACTCAAAGACCATCAACCTGTACCTGAAAACCCCGAAGACACCACTAGTCCAACGCTGCAGAAAGAGCTGGAAATGGAACAAGAATCTCTGCTGAATCAAGAAGTGCACATTCACCACCACTATCACGGCCCAAAGACATCCAGAAACGCACAAAAGGCACCGGCACAGCGACGACCAAAGAAGAAGCGCTTTACTCTGACTCCAACTCACTTCGACCCGCCTCCAACGTTGGACCGCTCGTCTACAGCTACTATCCTGAACCAAACCAATGTCTCTGTACCCAACTCGCACAGGTGGTCTCAGGCGTCCACGCTTGGCCCAGGTTCGTTTTCAAGCTCGCCCGTGTCCGACTCTCATCGCGGGTCCATGTACGATCGCGTTTTTAGCGAAGCCTACGACTCCTCGCGCCCTACGAGCCCTCCAGACTCCATCGACCTTCAATCTCCCATGTTCGGCCCTGTCAAGTCGCATGAATACTACAGCTCCGATGCAGACCCCCTTCCGATGCTACGAAGGGGGTCAGGTACCCTTGAAGCAGCAAAGCACAGCTCAAGGCATCTTCGCCGCAAGTCGCGTGGTTTGATGCCACCGAGTCTCTCAGCCATGCGTAGTTCGAGCACGCCGATTGCCATGAGCACTAAGAGTAGCCCAGCATCCGCCATCGTCTCCGCCGTCAGCCCCGCAAACTCCTTCTCCGACAACAGCTTCTCCCTCTCGCCCGCAATGCAACCAGAACCCCAAGCTGCCATCCCCGAAGAAAGCGAAGACTCCTCTCTCTCCACCGCCGAGCCCTCCCTCATGAGCCCGACCGAAGACTTCGAGCCCGACCAGCTCCTCTCCCCCAAAACAGCAATGCGCCGCGGTTTCCGCCGCCAAGCATCCCACGAATCCCTCATCTCAGTCTCGGGCATGGACATTCACACACTTCAATCCCGCCCCTCGCAACTCCTCTACCACAACGCCGCTCGCTACGCCACACCCGGCAACGCAGGCTCCGTCGGCCCTGAACTCACCCCCTGGACCGCAACCGCCCACGGCACACTCTCAAACAAGACTTCCGAGAGTAGTATCCAAAGTCGCACCCTCCTCTACTCCAGCATCGCAAACCAAAAGCGCGGGCCCCGCAAGAGCGATGGCCCACAACAACCTTCTACCGGTAGTCTAACCAAGAAAGTCGGAGGCTGGGTCTTTGGTAAATGGGGCGCTACTCCTACTCCCAGCACACAACCTCCCGTCACGTCGCCGTCGTCTACTCGGCCCCCGTCCGTGCTTAGCCAGCAGACGCAGTCGAGCGTTGGTACGACCACGGCCAAGGAGGGTGGAGACGATAAAGCGAAGAAGAATAAAGACAAGGCCAAGGTCAGACCCAGTGGGGTTAATCAGAATGGTCCTATTTGGGGCTTCTTCGATGATGTGCCTGATGCCCCGGCTAAGGTCGTCGTCCAGGATTACGATGCTGATGCGCTTGGGGAGGCGCTAGCGGAGGGCGAGGTGGGCGCTGGGGAGGTTAAGGCGTGA